From the genome of Mycobacterium kansasii ATCC 12478:
CAAGGCCATCGCCTGCGGGGCCGACGCGGTGGTGCTCGGCACACCGTTGGCCGAGGCCGCCGAGGCGCTGGGGCAGGGCTGGTTCTGGCCGGCCGCTGCGGCGCACCCGTCGTTGCCGCGCGGAGCGTTGCTGCAGATCGCGGTGGGTGAGCGGCCGCCGCTGGAACGGCTGCTCAACGGGCCGTCCGACGACCCGTTCGGCACCCTCAATCTGGTCGGCGGGCTGCGTCGATCAATGGCCAAAGCCGGTTATTGCGACCTCAAGGAATTCCAGAAAGTCGGGCTGACGGTCGCGACTTGATCGCGAACGCCGACAGCAGCGCCGTTAACAGCGGTCGCGGCCGCGCTCAATGGCGGTGCGGGTCTGCGTTGATCCAGCCGCGAACATCATGGTTGCCACTGCGAATTGGAGATATTTGCTGCGGAACCGGAGTAGTGTCTGCTGCACGGAAATGGTTGCTGCTGGCAACAAAGTCGTTGCGATGAGCATGGGTGAGTCGTTGCGGAGCGCGTAGCGACGCGTGGTAGTCGCTTCGGTGGTGATCCAGCTCCGCTGCCCGGCAGCTTCTGAGGAGGGGTTGCTGTCGTGAATTTTGTGGTATTGCCTCCGGAGATCAACTCGGCGCTGATGTTGGCCGGCGCGGGGTCCGGCCCGACGCTGGCGGCCGCGGCGGCCTGGGATGGACTGGCCGCCGAGTTGGGCGACGCGGCGAGTTCGTTCTCGGCGGTGACCTCGGGGCTGACTGCCGGGTCCTGGCAGGGTCCGGCGGCGATGGCGATGGCCGCCGCTGTTGCCCCGTACGCGAACTGGCTGAGCGCGGCAGCGGCCCGAGCTGCGGGTGCGGCCGCTCAGGCGAGGGCGGCCGCGGCGGTGTTCGAGGCGGCCTTGGGCGCCATGGTGCACCCGGGATTGGTAGCGGCTAACCGCAATCAGCTGGTGTCACTGGTGCTGTCCAACCTGTTTGGGCAGAATGCGCCCGCGATCGCGGCGACGGAGGCCGCGTACGAACAGTTATGGGCCCAGGATGTGGCGGCGATGGTGGGCTATCACGGTGGGGCATCAGCGCTGGCTGCCCGGCTAGCGCCGTGGCAACAAGCGCTGGGAGCCGCGCCCGGTGCGGCCGCCTCCGTCATACCCGGGTTGACTATCGGCAACATCGGGGTGGGCAACCTGGGCATCGGCAATATCGGCGACTACAACCTGGGCAGCGGGAACACCGGCAATGCGAACCTGGGCAGCGGGAACACCGGCAATGCGAACTTCGGTGGCGGTAACACCGGCCTGTTCAACCTGGGCAGCGGCAACACCGGCAACACCAACTTCGGCTACGGAAACCGCGGCAATCTCAACTTCGGCAGCGGAAACCGCGGTAACGGGAACTTCGGCTTCGGAAACGTTGTCGGCGATAACAATTTCGGCTTCGGCAACCGCCTCGGCAACGGTAACCTAGGCAGCGCCAACATCGGGAACACCAACTTCGGCACGGCCAATATCGGCGACTTCAACTTTGGCAGCGGTAACCGCGGCACCTCTAACGTGGGCTTCGGGAACCTCGGCAACAACAACCTAGGCTTTGGCAACAACGGCAACAACAACATCGGTTTCGGGCTCACTGGCGACAACATGGTGGGCATCGGTGCGCTGAACGCGGGTATCGGAAACCTTGGCATCGGGAACGCCGGCGACAACAACATTGGGTTCTTCAACTCCGGCAGCAACAACGTGGGGTTCTTCAACTCGGGGAACGGAAACTTCGGTTTCGCGAACGCGGGTAACACCGACACGGGCTTCTGGAATGCGGGTTCCTTCGACACCGGCTTCGGGAACGGTGGCAGCCTAAACTTCGGTTTCGGCAACGCGGGCTTGGGCAACGTAGGCGTCGGCAACGGCGGCAATGGGAATGTGGGCTTCGCTAACTCGGGCGGCGAAAACACCGGCAGTTTCAACTCGGGTGGCGACAACTTCGCGAACGGCGGAAACACGGGCAGCTTCAACTCGGGCGACCTCAACACCGGGTTCTTTAATTCGGGTGCCACCAATACCGGTCTGTTCAATGCGGGCAGCGTCAACACGGGCATTGGCAGCCCGGACACTCAGCCGGGTTCGGTCTCGGGCTTCGGCAATACGGGCACCGCTCTGTCGGGCTTCAACAACTCGGGCAGCTTCACCTCCGGCTTCATGAACACGAACACGGGTGCGGGCTTTACCTCGGGCTTCAACAACGTGGGCGACTTCCACGTGGGCTTCTTCAACACGGGCTCGGGCAACGACGGCTTCGGCAACTCGGGCACCGGCACGAACGGCATCGCGAACTCGGGCACCTTCAGCTCAGGCATCGCGAACTCGGGCACCAACAGCTCGGGCGGTTTCAACACCGGCGATGACCAGTCGGGCTTCTTCAACTAGTAAGGGTGGCCGATTGACGGCCCGAATGTAAAGAAGGTCATACTGGCGCGATGAAGCCGGATTACGACGTCCTGATTATCGGTTCGGGTTTTGGCGGCAGTGTCAGCGCGCTGAGGCTGACAGAGAAGGGCTACCGGGTCGGTGTGCTGGAGGCGGGCCGCCGGTTTTCCGACGAGGAGTTCGCCAAGACGTCCTGGGATCTGCGTAAGTTCTTGTGGGCACCCCGATTGGGTTGCTATGGAATCCAGCGCATCCACCCGCTGCGCAACGTGATGATCCTGGCGGGCGCCGGGGTGGGCGGCGGGTCACTGAACTACGCCAACACCTTGTACGTACCGCCGGAGCCGTTCTTCAAGGACCAGCAGTGGCAGCACATCAGTGATTGGCGCGACGAGCTGATGCCGCATTACGAGCAGGCGCAGCGGATGCTGGGCGTGGTGAAGAATCCGACCTTCACCGACGCCGACCGTATCGTCAAGGAAGTCGCCGACGAGATGGGATTCGGTGACACCTGGGTGCCGACGCCGGTCGGAGTGTTCTTCGGCCCCGACGGCACCAAGGCGCCGGGCAAAACCGTGCCCGACCCTTATTTCGGCGGCGCCGGGCCGGCCCGTACCGGCTGCATCGAATGCGGTGAGTGCATGACCGGCTGCCGCCACGGCGCCAAGAACACGTTGCTGAAGAACTACCTTGGGCTGGCGGAATCAGCTGGGGCACGAGTGATTCCGATGACGACGGTGAAGGGCTTCGAACAGCGGGCCGACGGGCTGTGGGAGGTTCGCACCGTCCGCACCGGCAGTTGGGCGCGCCGCGACCGGCGCACCTTCACCGCCACGTACCTGATCTTGGCCGCGGGCACCTGGGGCACCCAGCATCTGCTGTTCAAGATGCGCGACGCCGGCAAGCTGGCCAAGCTGTCCGAAAAGCTCGGCGTATTGACCCGCACCAACTCCGAGTCGATTGTCGGCGCCGCGCGGCTGAAGGTCTCACCGGAGCTGGACCTGACGCACGGGGTGGCCATCACGTCGTCGATCCATCCGACGCCGGACACCCACATCGAGCCCGTCCGCTACGGCAAGGGGTCCAACGCGATGGGGCTGCTGCAGACGTTGATGACCGACGGGACGGGTCCCGAGGGCACCGACACGCCGCGCTGGCGGCAGCTACTGCAGCAGGCCGGCGAGAATCCGCGCAAGATGATCCGGCTGCTCAATCCCCGGCAGTGGAGCGAGCGGACCGTGATCGCGCTGGTGATGCAGCACCTGGACAACTCGATCACCACGTTCACCAAGCGCGGGAAGCTCGGCATCCGTTGGTACTCCAGCAAGCAGGGACACGGCCAGCCGAACCCCACCTGGATCCCGATCGGCAATGAGGTCACCCGACGCATCGCCGCCAAGATCGACGGCGTGGCCGGCGGCACCTGGGGCGAACTGTTCAACATCCCGCTCACCGCGCACTTCCTCGGTGGCGCCGTGATTGGGGACAGCCCCCAAAGCGGCGTCATCGACCCCTACCACCGGGTCTACGGCTACCCGACACTGTTCGTCGTCGACGGTGCCGCGATCTCGGCGAACCTCGGTGTCAACCCGTCGCTGTCCATCGCCGCCCAGGCCGAGCGCGCCGCGTCGCTCTGGCCGAACAAGGGCCAAAACGACCAGCGGCCGCTGCAGGGGGATGCCTACCGCCGGCTGGAGCCCATCGAGCCCGAGCACCCGGTGGTGCCCGCCGGCGCGCCCGGGGCGCTGCGGTGGCTGCCGGTCGATCCGGTCAGCAAGACAGGCTAGATCCGCCGGCTCCTCAGCCGGCCAAAGCCAGTGGCGCGCCGCTGACCACGCGGCTGCGCCGGCCGTGCACGTCGACGGGCACGTCGCCCATCAGGGTGACTCGGTGCATCAGCCGGTGCTGGTCGTCGTAGTCGTCGATGGCCCGGTGCTGGGTCGCCCGGTTGTCCCAAATGGCCACATCGCCCCGTTCCCAGTTCCAGCGAATCGTGTTCTCCGGCGCGGTGATTCGCCGTTGCAGTAATTCGAAGAGCACGCTTGACTCGTGGCTGTCCAAGCCGACGAAATTGCGCACGAAGCTGCCGGCCAGCAGGGTGCGCTCACCGGTTTCCGGGTGCACCCGCACCACCGGATGCTCGGTCTGGAAATCGGGTTTCTGAAACGCCTGCCGGTGCGCCCGCTGGGCCTCGGTCAATGGTTCGGCATGCAGGTAGTCGTGGCGGTTGGTGTGCAGCGCCCACAGGTTTTCAGTCAGGCACTTGAGCGGTTCGGGCAGCCCTTCGTAGGCCGCCGCGGTGTTGGCCCACAGCGTCGACCCACCGTAGCCGGGCAGCGTGACCGCGCGCAGCACCGAGGCCGAAGGGTAGTTGGCGGCGAAGGTGACGTCGGTGTGCCAGCGGTTGGCCTTGCCGTATTCGGAGTTGATCGGGGTGATGATCGGCGCGTTCTCGGCGGCCAGCATGGCCGCGGCCGGGTGCCCGATCGGCGCGCCCAGCAGGCCGGCAAACGCCAGCTGCTGCTGGTCGTCGAGGTGGTGCTGGCTGCGGAAGAAGATCACTTTATGGGTCAGCAGTGCCTTACGGATCTGGTCGACCTCGGCGGGATCGAGGTCACCGCCAAGGCGTACACCGTCCATTTGGGCGCCGATACGGCTGCCCAGCTTCTGCACGGCTATCAGGTCTGTCATTGCATGGTCCTTCGGAGACGGGTGTAGTCGGTTGACTACATGGGGTAGCGTAGTCGAGTGACTACACAACCGGCAAGCGGTCGCCGTGCCACGCCCACCGGGCGAGACGAGGTGGCCGCCGCAGTCCTGGAGGCCGCTGCCGACCTGTTCGCCGAGCGCGGCCCGGCCGCCACCTCGATCCGCGACATCGCCGCCCGATCGCAGGTCAACCACGGGCTGGTGTTTCGGCATTTCGGGACCAAGGACCAACTCGTCGGTGCCGTGCTGAACCACCTGGGCGCCAAGCTCACCGGGCTGCTGCACTCCGGGGCGTCCACCGAGGTTGTCGACCGCGCCCTCGACCGGCAGATGCGGGTGTGGGCCCGTACGCTGCTCGACGGGTATTCGGCCGAGCAGCTACGGACCCGCTTCCCCAACGTCGCCGAACTGCTGGACTACGTGCGGACCCGCCACGGCGACGACTCCAGGGCGCGGCTGGCGGTCGCCAATTACATGGCGCTGCAACTGGGTTGGCGGCTGTTCGAACCCATGCTGCGCTCGGCGACCGGACTCGACGAGTTGCCGCAGGCCGAACTGCGGCAGGCGGTGATCGCTGAGGCCGCCCGGATACTCGAACCGCACTGACGCGGCGCGTCCCCGCGCGCGGCGGCGCCGCGGCTGCGTCAGTGGCCGCCGATGCGCCGACGGTGGATCGGCTCGCGGCCGGGCGGCTGCGGCGGTGGCGGCAGCAGCGGCTTGCGCGGGCGCACGGCAATGGTCGACGGCGACGACGTGTCCAGTTTGATGTCCTCGCCGGCGTGGCGGATCGTCAGTTCGCCGCCGGGACCGTCGCGCAGGGTGTAGGTGACGTCGGAGTGATTGGCGTCGACGGTCACCCCGAAATCCCGCCACCGCAGCCGGAAGCGCAGCCGCGAAATGCCGTCGGGCAGTTGGGGATCGATGGACAGCACGCCCTCGTCGTCACGCAGCCCGCCGAAGCCCCCGACCAGTGCCGTCCAGGCGCCGGCCAGCGAGGCCATGTGTAAGCCGTCGCGGGTGTTGCGGTGCAGGTCGCGAAGGTCGATCAGGCCCGCTTCATAGGCATAGTCATGGGCCAGCTCCAAAT
Proteins encoded in this window:
- a CDS encoding TauD/TfdA dioxygenase family protein, which codes for MTDLIAVQKLGSRIGAQMDGVRLGGDLDPAEVDQIRKALLTHKVIFFRSQHHLDDQQQLAFAGLLGAPIGHPAAAMLAAENAPIITPINSEYGKANRWHTDVTFAANYPSASVLRAVTLPGYGGSTLWANTAAAYEGLPEPLKCLTENLWALHTNRHDYLHAEPLTEAQRAHRQAFQKPDFQTEHPVVRVHPETGERTLLAGSFVRNFVGLDSHESSVLFELLQRRITAPENTIRWNWERGDVAIWDNRATQHRAIDDYDDQHRLMHRVTLMGDVPVDVHGRRSRVVSGAPLALAG
- a CDS encoding PPE family protein; protein product: MNFVVLPPEINSALMLAGAGSGPTLAAAAAWDGLAAELGDAASSFSAVTSGLTAGSWQGPAAMAMAAAVAPYANWLSAAAARAAGAAAQARAAAAVFEAALGAMVHPGLVAANRNQLVSLVLSNLFGQNAPAIAATEAAYEQLWAQDVAAMVGYHGGASALAARLAPWQQALGAAPGAAASVIPGLTIGNIGVGNLGIGNIGDYNLGSGNTGNANLGSGNTGNANFGGGNTGLFNLGSGNTGNTNFGYGNRGNLNFGSGNRGNGNFGFGNVVGDNNFGFGNRLGNGNLGSANIGNTNFGTANIGDFNFGSGNRGTSNVGFGNLGNNNLGFGNNGNNNIGFGLTGDNMVGIGALNAGIGNLGIGNAGDNNIGFFNSGSNNVGFFNSGNGNFGFANAGNTDTGFWNAGSFDTGFGNGGSLNFGFGNAGLGNVGVGNGGNGNVGFANSGGENTGSFNSGGDNFANGGNTGSFNSGDLNTGFFNSGATNTGLFNAGSVNTGIGSPDTQPGSVSGFGNTGTALSGFNNSGSFTSGFMNTNTGAGFTSGFNNVGDFHVGFFNTGSGNDGFGNSGTGTNGIANSGTFSSGIANSGTNSSGGFNTGDDQSGFFN
- a CDS encoding GMC oxidoreductase, translated to MKPDYDVLIIGSGFGGSVSALRLTEKGYRVGVLEAGRRFSDEEFAKTSWDLRKFLWAPRLGCYGIQRIHPLRNVMILAGAGVGGGSLNYANTLYVPPEPFFKDQQWQHISDWRDELMPHYEQAQRMLGVVKNPTFTDADRIVKEVADEMGFGDTWVPTPVGVFFGPDGTKAPGKTVPDPYFGGAGPARTGCIECGECMTGCRHGAKNTLLKNYLGLAESAGARVIPMTTVKGFEQRADGLWEVRTVRTGSWARRDRRTFTATYLILAAGTWGTQHLLFKMRDAGKLAKLSEKLGVLTRTNSESIVGAARLKVSPELDLTHGVAITSSIHPTPDTHIEPVRYGKGSNAMGLLQTLMTDGTGPEGTDTPRWRQLLQQAGENPRKMIRLLNPRQWSERTVIALVMQHLDNSITTFTKRGKLGIRWYSSKQGHGQPNPTWIPIGNEVTRRIAAKIDGVAGGTWGELFNIPLTAHFLGGAVIGDSPQSGVIDPYHRVYGYPTLFVVDGAAISANLGVNPSLSIAAQAERAASLWPNKGQNDQRPLQGDAYRRLEPIEPEHPVVPAGAPGALRWLPVDPVSKTG
- a CDS encoding TetR/AcrR family transcriptional regulator, with translation MTTQPASGRRATPTGRDEVAAAVLEAAADLFAERGPAATSIRDIAARSQVNHGLVFRHFGTKDQLVGAVLNHLGAKLTGLLHSGASTEVVDRALDRQMRVWARTLLDGYSAEQLRTRFPNVAELLDYVRTRHGDDSRARLAVANYMALQLGWRLFEPMLRSATGLDELPQAELRQAVIAEAARILEPH